The Sorex araneus isolate mSorAra2 chromosome X, mSorAra2.pri, whole genome shotgun sequence DNA segment attagtaaaggaacaaacatgataatcttggtatccgtattgcaaaccataatgcccaaaaagggggggaagagagaggagagaagaaaaaaggaaaaggaaaatgcctgccataaagacaggctgtggggaggaaagttaggaacattggtggtgggaaatgtaaactggtggagggatatgttaaaacactgtaggactgaaacctgaccatgaacagccttgtaactgtgtttctcacagtaactcaataaaaagaaaaagaaaaaaaagaaaactgagggaAGCATCCTATCAACAGCCTATGAAGAGCTGAGTTCCTTCCCAGTTCAAAAACCTGAGAGGAAATGAATCCTCCCATGAACAGATTTGAAGGTGGATCCTTCTTCAGTCTTCCCCTTTCCAAGGGATGACTGGAGCGTTGGCTGACACTTTATAGCCTGTCATAAGATACTGAAATCGAAACCCAGTCTAAGTTGTGCAGAAAGTTTGCTTACAGGAATTATGAAATAAATGTCCTTGTCTTAAACTATTGGGTTTCTGAAGTAATTTACTAGAGCAATACAGAACAAATAATAGGCAGACATGAAGGTTATGTGTAAGCTCAACAGGAGGGGTTTATCTACTAAAGCCAGTCTGGCCCTAGTGATGTTGAGTTCCTACCTACCAATAGCAGAGAGTAACATTGAACCCCCTGGGGCAGGCTGATTACTTTGGATTACTTCTGTCAGGCAGCACAGGCCTTAGACTCAAGAGACTTGGGAAACGCAGCTTTTTTGAGGCTAATATGCAAGGGCCAGGCTTTTTCTTCAAGGGTTCCCTACATATCTGAAAGGTACTTGTTATTTCCCATATATAACTTACTATCCAGGATGGGTTTCATAAGGGGCCAATCTCTACCCTTTTCTGGAATATAGATGCTCAAGGGCAGGGGACCTACCTGTCTCTGCCTCCCAATCCCTCTTCTCCCATCACAATTTCAAAACTTTTGGAAAGCCTGGTCAGTGTTTCCCCTTAAGGGCCCAACAATCATGAACCTCAGACCTACTCCCATGAAATAGTACCCTTACCAGTGAACTTTATGCcatgaaaaagaaacagagtTGACATGCAATGGGACTCCTAACTGTTGCTCCTCTCTCCTGAGCTTAGAATGTAGTCAAGCCCTTTCTTCCCTAGGAAATCCAGTATGGGGAGTTGTGGGGAGGAAAGACAGATTCATTAATCCAAGTCCAATGGAGGTAGCAGAGAAGGAGAAGGTAAGGGCCTGAGGGAAGGGGTTAGGGAAAGACTCTAGAAATGATGTTTTCTTCTATGTCCTTGGATTCAAGAGTCATTCTAAGGGATACGAAAAACTCTGGGAGGATACAGTTTTAAGTTAGCATCTCTACAACAGAAAACAACTAACAAGAAAGCTACTTCTGCTACCAGATCCTCTTTCTCCCCATTTCTCACTCATTTGGGTTTCCTCTAAACCAATTACTTCCCCCTTCCAGGAGTGTCTGGGAAAACCGGACAGGTCAGCAACCAGAGCAAACTCTGAaggtcaaattttttttttgctttttgggtcacacccagcaatgctcaggggttactcctggctttgcactcaggaattactcctggcagtgcttgggggaccatatgggatgccggggatcgaacccgggtcggccgcgtgcaaggcaaacgccttacccactgtgctatcgctccggcccctctgaagGTCAAATTTGATCTGAGTATATCCAGATGGGGACTAGAGCCTCTCCATGGGCTCACAGCACAAATGCCCACCATGATGGGGCAGGATATCTGAAAATCGTTGAGGCCTGGGTCCTGTACCCTAGAGGCCTGTAACCTAGACCAAACAACTTTCTGGCCTAGAAGTTAGTTGTACAGATCATAGGTTACCTCCTCTTCCTCTCACACTTCTGATGGCTAATTGCTTTGGGACTGGAGACTAATAGTGAGGCACTGAGACTAAGCTCCTTCCTCTCGGCTTTCAGTCTTTTGAGATTGTACCATATAGGTGAGTAGACAAAAGGCCAGCATTTCCCCTTGAACTGGGGTGAAAATGCTGAAGACAGAGTTGTTCATTAGCCTCAGCCTCTTCTTATATAGCCCAATGCCTCCTGACTAGAAAGCTAAAAAAGGTAGAGCTGAACCAGGTATTCCTGCCAAAGCTGCCAGAAGAGGTAGGTTTTCTCACACAACCACTAGCAGTAACTAAAAAGCTTAGACAGTGGACCCACATAGCATTTTCAAGAGGGTAGACTGTAGCAGTGTGCTGTGCTCTTCAGCCTTTACGGAGCCCCTTGAAATGAAGGCCAATTTTTTCAGATCTAAACAAGATGGGAAGCTGGTAGCTGCCTTAGAGCTTCTCTGCCTATGTATCCATATATACTTCATATGGGTAAACTTGAAATACAAAGTATCAAGGACCACAAACAATAGTTCTTAGCCTTTGGAGGGACAAGGTTCCTCTTATGAACTGATGCAAGATCTTCATGATTAAAAATACATGCCTCAATCCCCACAAAAACATGTAAACAAACTCAGGTAATAACACCTAATTTAGTCTAAAATGCTCATATGGAAGACATTGGGGTTCAGGTGAAGAAATATGTCTAACATAAAACCATTAGAAGTGAACTCAGCTCGAAACCATTATGGTAAGTGAAAGAACACAGTCACAAAGTATTGAATATtctatgatttcatttatataaaatgtccaAATAGGTAAATCCATATAAATTAATGATGGTCATAGGCTGGGGAACTGGGGAAGGGCGGTGATATCTAAGGAGTATAATTTCTTTTAGGTAAACTGTAGGGTACATACATTATACTGcaataaagctttttaaaaaaaataaggacatcACACTTGTGGTGCTGTGAATGGGACTAGGAAGGGGCTGCCATGCGGaacaaggattgaactcagggtcttgtaTGTGCTAGGCATGTACTCTGCCATTTAAGCTATCTCCCTATGCCCACATCctccaaagaatttttaaaaaagaaactcagcAGTTGCAAATGTCAACACACCTGAGCTTTAGGCCCCATTCATAGGTACAGAAAAGAACGCTTTAGGGTGGAAGAAAATCAGGAAAAAGGTCCCTGGACATGACATCTAGGTAAGACAGGAAAGCActccaaaatgaataaaagtataCAATCTTGATCTTAATAGAGCATCATGGACAGCTTGAAACAGTGACATTCAATGAGATCTGCACTTTAGAGACAACTGTATCACTggatttatacatttaaaataggTAAAATTTTAAGGTGTGTAAGTTACACTTCAATAAAAGTAACAAGGAAAAATCCTTCTAGGGGCTTGTGGAGACTGGAGGGCATCAAATCGAGGAGGATGTTGCAGGTAAGGTGTGCAAGGCCTATGTGGAGACTGGAGTTGGGGGCAGACCCAGGGAGGCTGGGTTAAGGAGAACTGGCAGAACTTGGTTTCAGAACTTGGAGGCACTAGTCTCCCCCTTTGAAGAGAAATACACTTCAGAAACAGGTTTCCAAAAAATGTTGCTAAGGGTTTTATTTctaagaagaggaaaaataataaaataaaattaaaataggtttCAATTGGAACCaagtttcttcttttgctttttcttttttgaacaaATTAATTACACACCAACAATCTTCTTTTATTACAACATGAACCCAGGAGGAGGAAAGGATACAGGGTAGGACAGGAAAGAAAGGTTGAAGTGGCTGTGAGGACAAGCACCAAAAGCTTTCTTCAGATCATAGGGAGTTGTTAGCTCCCTaaccaaatttatttaaaataaaaaactgtaaGCACAGCTATGTGAAATTTCCTCCTCCTGGGTAGACTGatcaagggaagaagaaaaagggagaagttggtaaagaggggaaggaggataAAGAGTGAGAGGAGGAGGTGAGGTTAGTGTAGCATGGCCTGGCCAGGGCCAGAactggggagagaagggagaggagattCCCCCAGTATACATAAGCACTGGCCTTGTTTCTGGAATGGTGCTGGCCTAGCCCCAGCCAACCccctctgcccacctgcccaTCCATCTATCTGCCTCAGGTGTCTGGGAATGCTGGTTAGAGGCTACCAGGAAGGGGAACTCCAGGGGCCGGCCCCCAGGAGCTGAGGTCTGAACAATACCTTGGAGTCAGAATATAAAAGTCAAGGGActcaggggtgggctgggggtgtggccatcCCCCCCCCAACTCGCCCACCTCCCAAGAAGCAGGCTTGATGGTCAGAAAGAGGATCCTTGAGGCCGGGGGCTCTCTGTAAGGGTCTGTGCTAGGCTCAGCTACTGTCACAACTGTTGCTGAGGTGGCTGCTGTGGGCAGGACACATGCAGCCGGGGAGTCAGAGTGGGAAAAGGAACCAAAGGATCTGAATTGGCCCCCAATGCTGGCTCCAAGCTGTTCTTATTCTGGTTCTCCTGGGTGCCAGGGCTGccagtggtggggaggggaggtggtggAGCCTCACCCCCAGTCTCCTCCTCtagctcctcctcttcctgggcTTCCTCAGCATCTGGCCCTGAGCTCCGTACCCTCTTTGGCTCTAGCTCCTCTCGGGTTGGGtcatcaccctccccaccccgatcCACCTTCCGCCGCCGTCGCCTCTCCAGGGCCCGGGCCCGGGTCCGGCTCCCATGGCGCTCTGCCTTCTCCAGCTGTGATCATAGACAGGCAAAGAGGTATGGCCAGTGGTCAGACCTGGGCTCCCTGCCTGCTTGGTCTGACCTCCTGGCCCAACCCATGACCACTCTCACCTCCAGAAGTGTGCGGATCCGCTCTAGGTCTGGAGACCGTCCAGCTTGTAATAGCTGCCAGATGCTGTGGTTCTCATCCAGGGTCACCTCCAGTAGGTCCCCCTCCAACATGAGCTCCTCCAGTGGAGCCCGGGTTGCCTCAGGCAGCTCCAATACGGGGCCAGTCAATTGTGGTAACATTGAAGACAGCAGCTCCAAgtctgaggggggagggtggATAGTGATGGTGTGCAGAGAGATGATTAGAGGATGCTGCTATATTCCCACCACTAAGACAAAGCAAAGACAACTCTGGTGCTATCCAGTTAATAGCTTACCTACACCTAGACCTACCTCTCTTACCTGAGCCCTCCCCCGGGGGTACCTTCTCAGGAGTGGTCACACCGTCTCCATTCTCCAGCAACCCCTGGACCTGATATATAAGAAAGAATGAGGAGTAGTAACTGAAGAGCCAAGCTCCATTAATCCCCTTAATCCCAATTTAGGACCCTCCACTTCCTGAAGTACGGCAAGCACAGGCTGCTGGCAGGAGCAGTCTAAGGATCTGGACAGGATGCAGAATGGAAGGGATGCTAGGTAAAGTAGTCTGAATATCAAAAAGCAAGGACAATCCAAAAGGGGtggcggggagagagagggtgagggagggaggagaaagagagaaaggaagagggagagggaaagagagagagagagagagagagagagagagagagagagagagagaaagaaaagtgcctgccatagaggcagacgggatgggagggaacctggggacactggtgctgggaaatgtacactggtggagagttgggtgctggaatactgtatgactgaaaacaatcataaatagctttgtaatggtctatctcacagtgattaaataaaaaaaagttttaaaaaataagtaaaaacacaagcaaaaaaaaaaacaaaccagcaaGGGCAGGACTGAAGCCTAAACAGGAAAGAGGACCAGGATATAGGAATTTGAGAATAAGAATGGGGCTAGACAGCTCACCTTAGGCCTATCTTTGCCAATACCTTCTCTGAGAGAGTcagaggcaggggcaggcaggTAGGTAGTGGGCTCCTCTGACTTGGATTCCGCCTGCAGCTGTTGCCGAAGCTCAGTCAGCCGTCCCAAGAGAGCAGTCACATCCTCAGAGGCTAGAGCCTGCCTGGCACGGCCTTGCCAATTGATGGCCCTCTCCGTGAGGCACTGTAAGGCTTCACCTTCAGGCAGCCGCACAGGCAGTCTCTGCAGGGCTACTAGCAGTGCTAGAATGGTCTCCAAACGCGGGCGCCGTGAGCGCATGCACAGTGGACACAAGAATTTGGTGTCCCACTCCCACCAAGCCAATAGTGGGGATGAAGTGGAACTGGGCCTTGGGGAGCTGAGGAGGCGAGGGACAGATACACATCGCCCATGGAACCAGTCCTGACACAAGTCACACTGTAGTGCTCCCACCCCAGCTGGCACCtgaccacacacacaaatggaaGTTGCAGGGGAAGTTGTGGTCGACGATGCCAATGGGCTGGGCTTGGCAGAGTTGGTGCGGCGCAGCTGCAGGAtaccctccttctccttctgttcCCCCTCCTTGAAGGCCACGATCTGCCATGCCCAGGACAGGGGAAGAATAAGTCAGCAGCCCCACCCTTCCCTGTCTGGTACCACTAACACCCCTCTCCCAAACCAGAACTAAGactcagggaacttagtttaagACTCAAAAACTCAGTGGTCTGCCCATGGTCACCCGGCTCAGACACTAATCATCGCCTGGCTCTTCTCCCTATCTGGGCCCAAGCTCCTTACCACAGAGCCTGGGTCCCTGAGGTCCTGCGCAGACAGCCCCAGCAGCTCTGTGTCAGATTTGTACAACCCCAGCTCCTTCTCCATCAACCGGCTGCGCTTGGTGCTGTCTGAGCCAGCATCTGCACACGGGCAGAGCACCTGAGGCAGGCAGACAGAGGTGGAATGACCAGGCTTCCctgcctcccactccctcccctcccttccacacTGCCCACAAACCCCCACAATATCATACAAGTTGTCTCACCACAGCCAGGCGAGGGCCGGGAGAGGTTGTAGGTCAGGGTCCTGGGCCTTACCTCCAGTAGCGTATAGCAAGAATTCTTCTTAAGAAAGGTTTTAGAAGCTTTCTCCCTCCAGGAGTGTGCTGTTAGCACTTGTAGCTCTAGCTGTCTTAGCTCCTCCAAACCCACTGGGAGGTCTCGGCCCACAGCCACCAGGCCCTCCAAGTCATCCAAGCAGGGGTAGTGGTCACCATTCTGGGAAAGAGGCAAGAGAAAGTCTAATTCAACCTGCTTACACCTACTGATTTTACTCTATGTCTGGCCCTGAGCTGCAAAGATGCCTGAACTTGTATTCTTAAGGCAAGGGGAAAAAACCCACCCCAACCCGAGATCATCTTAAGGAAAGCACTCTCCTGGTTCTCTCCCTCAAACCCTTCGTCCACTGACTTAGCTCCCCAGATACCAAGTAACCCCCTAGGCCAACCAGGTTGATGTGTGTGTAGTCTCTTCTATTCTCCTTGCTTGTGCtgttctctttcctcccctctctcagGCCAATCTCACAAGTTCTCATGCTGCCTACTCATCATGTGCCATGCTCCCATTCTCACTTTAGTCAACCCAACCTAGCACAAATGATATGTGCCATCTTCCCCTGCAGAATAAAGGTCTGGGCTGAAAGATAACAGTATCCTCACTTGGATCTCATCAACATCAGCAATCCAGGCTCGAGCCTTTGCAAGAGCCTCCTTGAGAGCCTGAATTTTGGGCAGGTGAACAGGGATGTTTTCTGCCTCATGAATTATGGCCTCGAGCGTAGCTGGTGGATGCTTCTGCCTAGAggtagagaaaaaaagagagctcAGTTTGGGATGGTCTGCCTGACCACGACATACATCAGCACGAACCCCTAGAGCTACTTGGGACTACTTGCTTAAACTCTGCCTGTGGGTAGTCGTCAGTCCTCATGTGTTCCAGACTGTATGTAAGCAACTCCTGAcagtcttttctcttttttggcttttgggacaTACCTGATGGTATTCAGGAGACCAAGCAATGCTAGGGTTCAAAACCATccaatgtttttgtttgtgtgcagCCTTCTGGCAGTGCCTACAGGCAACCTGTGGCATTAATCTAGTTCCAGAGTTTGTCAGATTTGCCTGTGCATAGTCTCTTTTGACCAACATGTCTATTGGCTTGTTGGTATTTGTGTCTCTGTTGTGTTCATGTTGGCCCATGGAGTTAGTCTTCCATACACCTACATAGCTATAACTTCCCCATAAATCTCTGCCTCTATGATAttaaaaacacatatataaacacatattatGTTACATTTTTTCTAAAGGGaacaaaagaagggaggaaagtcTTGCCCAAAGCCACTCATGAGCATCATTTTTAGCTTCTCTTTGAAGGTTGGGGTGTAAGAGGGAATGCAGGAGGCTGGACTTACCTGGCCTCCAGGCAGAGGTGGGCCTTTTCCTCCCAACGTTCAGCAATAGTCAGCAGCTCCTGCAGCTCAGCCTGGGCCTTATCCACAGCAGGGCTAGGGGCCACATTGGCACCCGCAACCAATAGTCCCCTCATGACAGCCAGGGTGCCCCTTTGAGCTGATGGGGCCAGCGTGCGCTTTACCTCATCCAGCCACCGTGCCTGTTCCACCTGGCGTTGAAGCTGCTGTGCCTCAGGCACTTCTACCCCCAGCTGCTGTCCCCTCTCCAACAGGGACTGCAGAAGCCCTGGACTAGAGGGCAGTGAGGCAAGGGCCTCACAGGCCTCAGTCTGGTAGGCCTCCACCTGTTCCAGGATACCCTACAGGGACAAAGGATGAAGAGCAAATTCCTCAGGTGGGACCAGTTAAGAGGTGCTACAGATACCCTTGCCCCACCTACCTTAGGACCCTCTAGTTTTTTGGGAAAGAGACTAACATAGCTGGACTCTCCTCCACCAAGCCTTAGGACAGTGGTTCCTAACATTCACTGCCTTCTCAAATATACTTTGGGAGGCttattaaaatatagattcttGTAAATTCTTAATAGAAACGGGCCAGGAATCTGTTGTATTTATGCCCCCGTAGGAGTCTAAACTATAGCACCAGGAGACCTTCTACCCCAAAAATGCTCTGCTGTGCTTGCCCTTCTCACAAATACCTATGCTCACCTTGCTGTCCACTGCCTTCTCcatcccatttcttttttatagggggggccttttggggtcacacccagttatgctaaggggttattcctggctctgcactcaggagttacaactggcagtgctcagcatccatatgggatgctagggattgaacccaggttggccacatgcaaggcaaacgcccaacccgctgtactgcTACTCCGGTCCCTCTCTATTTCATTTCACTGACTGAATGTGACTCAGTTTTTCAGGCTCACAAACCTTGTTTGTTCCATCTCCTCTTCCACCTCCACCAGGAAACATTCCCTGACTCTGCAGCCCGTACTCATACCCTTGCCAGCTATCCCCTCCCTCCAATTCTACTTCTAAAAGACACTCACTAGACCTTTGCCTCCTATCTCTCATCTTCTTcccactccacccctgccccaaaataTGCATCCTGTCTTGCTCAAATACTTGAAGCTTTTAAGGGAGCCAACAGTGGCCTGCTGCTCAGAGTTCCGCAATCCCCGATCCCTCAATAGCACTCAAGCCCACCCATTCTCACCTTGACATCCCCAATCTGGTGCATGGCACAAGGCAGGTTGTTCATCTGATCCAGAAAAGCCCGGAGCTCATCCAGGGTCATCTGTAGACCAGGTATCCTGTGGGGGCTATGGAAGTTTCACATGTGGGGTTTCAAGTTCATATCCAGTACCCTCCCTACAGCTCTCTGCTCAGACCCAATACCTTTCCTCCAGCCTAACTTGACCTCTTATACTAAACAGTTTCCCCCAGGAAAAACCACCCAGATTAGAGGAAGGGTCTTAATAACAGGAGCTTATTTGTGACAAGAAGAATCAGAAGAGAGTACCACTTGATATGTGCAGAGGGTGAAATTTAGAAACCAATGCCAAGAAAAGATGGAATTCTCAGTCCATTGTCTACCATGAACTTTAAAGCTATCAGGTTAATATAACTTACTTGCTGCACAAAAAAATCTCTCTGCATATTTGGAATCTCCTCTAGgtaccaataaaataaaagcatttgtaGTTTCCACTGCACTGAGGGTCTATTCTGTACTGTAACTGCCTGGTCTGTCTCCCTTCCGAATGCTTCCCAGGCCACCTCACAATGCAGTGTTTATCCACTTCCTACTGAAGTCCAGTCTGTATCATGATTACTCAAGAATCCATCCTTTGTAGTACTTTTCCTAGACACTGGATTCTCAGTAGGCTATTTCTACCCAACACCTCATGCTACCATACCCAGGTTCCTGGCCACTGACAAGTCCTAGAGCCCGGGACACACAAGCTTCTGCCTCACTCAAGCAGTTCTTCAATCGCTGTAGCAGCTCACTGTTAGGGAATCTCCTCTCACGGGCCTCAGATTCTAGTGCCCTCAGTTCTTCAaggcctggagagagaaaagagtagTAAGGAGTAAGTAGTATTGAGTAAAGACAAAGGAAGAGGGTGAAGCTCTGTTAAGAGAAGGGAATAGAACTTGCCTGTGGagtccctccatccccccatcaCTCACTGCGCTTCCGCCCATCTTCCACCTCCAGGGCCATTCGCACTTTGTTGGCCCACGTGTCAAAGGATTCGGCCCGAACCTTCAGCTTATGAAGCATGGCAGGAAGCTCATCCAAGGTATATCGATACCTGGGGAAAGAAGGCGGGCAGGAGCACATCTAGTCCAGCTCTATTATCTTCCTCCTTAACCCCATTCCTCCAGGTTAACCCTCTGCTCACCGCAGGTACTGTCGGCTACTGGAGCACTTGCAGAGGTCATTGATGTGGGAAAGGCAAACAAGGCCATCTGGGCAGTCATAGCAGGCCAAGGCAGATAAGAAGCATGTGGTCTTACACTTGATGCACTGACGCTCATCATCGGGGAGCAGTTCAAAAGCCTCTCGCTCAGCTTCTGTGATACCCTAGGGGCATACCAACACATGCATATTacaatctcaatttaaaaataatttgacctATAATTGCCCAATTTTTCACATATGATAGTCCAGCTTTCCAGTGCAACTTTACAAACACAGTATAAATTGAGTAGAGACCATacactgtgacttttgatctttTCCTAGGCAAATATTTTATGGTAAGGTTCTTGTGATGCTGGGGAGTGGCAGTGagcaacagtttagtaaaccATGTCATGTAGTTTAATGAATTATGAGATAAAGTTAACACTATTACAAAGATGGCTTTGTTAGGTTATCCTGCCAATTGTAGGCTACTATTAAGTGTTCTTAGTCTATTTAAGGTAGTGTAGACTAAGCAATGATGTTTGATAAATTAGGTTTATTGAGATGTAACACCATCATAAGCAAAGATCTGTATATAGAACCAGAACGAGGCCAGAGAAACCCTAATCTCAGCTACCATTAAGCCCCACTCCACTTGAGAATCAAATCTGTATGGAGAGCTGTGCAGAAAACCAAACTCCAATGAACACACTACCTCTAAAAACTTCAGACTTgtattggaaagatagtacagcaggcaaggcacttgccttgcaagcagctgacctgggtttgatgccgggcatcccatatagttccctgaccattgccaggagtgattcctgagtgcagagccaggtataatccTTGAAcgttgccagatgtggcccaaaaacaaacaaaaaagaaaacaacttcagagtctaggggccagagcaacaatacagcatgtagggtatttTGTCTTGCATAGGACCATCCTGAGTTCAGTcctgggcaccatatatggtcccgagaaccaccaggaatgatctctgagcatagagccaggagtaagcctggagcacctctgggtgtgttccccaaaaCTAAAACTTCAATCCCTCTAAAGTGGGGAAATCACAAACCTAAAGgaacaagaggaagaaaaaatcaGGTAAGATAGCTGAAAGGGCTCTTTGGATGAGAGAAGGTAAGGAAAGTGGTGGGCTAAGGCACCAAAAAGACACCAAAATATGGGAGTGGCCAAGTCAAAGGCCTAGTACTAGAGAAGAACAATGACTTCTAGTGATTTAGTACGCACTGTATTCTATGCATTATGTCAGCTGCTTAGTAGGAACACATACTGTGTACACCTGTATGACTTATAGAAATACAACTCTGAATGCTTGTAACCAGTGTttaatgatacatttttaaaattttaataacacaGATTCCAAACCTAAACTGAGACTTCATCTGCTTGATCTGCAAAAATAgagggaaataattaaaataaatggaataattgAAAAACAATGCTATACATTGtaacaaattttagaattttattatcttggggggctggagtgatagcacagcagtagggcatttgccttgaacgcggctgacccgggtttgattcctccgcctctcttggagagcctggaaagctaccaagagtatcttgcccacacggcagagcctagcaagctacccgtggcgtattcaatatgccagaaacagtaacgactaagtctcacaatggagacgttactggtgcccgctctagcaaatcgatgagcaacgtgatgacagtgatgatcttGGGGGGCTTGGTGGCCACaataggtggtgctcaggggtcacccgcAGTGTTattcagggaccatgcagtggtgAAGATTAAACCAAGGTTGGctatatgatctctccagcccaaattttagGATTTTAAGGGGACATTTTGAGTAGAACAATTGTCTTCTATACTGACTTTAATACCTAATACTGCACAATATGGTTGCATTGTACTTTACAAATCTCAATGGCACGTCTTAGTTGTATGGTCTTGAGTATATCATTTAAACCTCTGTGCATCAGGTCCGAGAAATAGTATAACAGACTGAATATCTGCTGTACATCCAGTGGATggtgttcaatccccaccaccccatatgatACCAAGTCCTgctcagagtaa contains these protein-coding regions:
- the KDM5C gene encoding lysine-specific demethylase 5C isoform X3, with product MEPGSDDFLPPPECPVFEPSWAEFRDPLGYIAKIRPIAEKSGICKIRPPADWQPPFAVEVDNFRFTPRIQRLNELEAQTRVKLNYLDQIAKFWEIQGSSLKIPNVERRILDLYSLSKIVVEEGGYEAICKDRRWARVAQRLNYPPGKNIGSLLRSHYERIVYPYEMYQSGANLVQCNTRPFDNEEKDKEYKPHSIPLRQSVQPSKFNSYGRRAKRLQPDPEPTEEDIEKNPELKKLQIYGAGPKMMGLGLMAKDKNLRKKDKDGPECPPTVVVKEELGSEMKVESASPKTFLESKEELSHSPEPCTKMTMRLRRNHSNAQFIESYVCRMCSRGDEDDKLLLCDGCDDNYHIFCLLPPLPEIPKGVWRCPKCVMAECKRPPEAFGFEQATREYTLQSFGEMADSFKADYFNMPVHMVPTELVEKEFWRLVNSIEEDVTVEYGADIHSKEFGSGFPVSDSKRHLTPEEEEYATSGWNLNVMPVLEQSVLCHINADISGMKVPWLYVGMVFSAFCWHIEDHWSYSINYLHWGEPKTWYGVPSLAAEHLEEVMKKLTPELFDSQPDLLHQLVTLMNPNTLMSHGVPVVRTNQCAGEFVITFPRAYHSGFNQGYNFAEAVNFCTADWLPAGRQCIEHYRRLRRYCVFSHEELICKMAACPEKLDLNLAAAVHKEMFIMVQEERRLRKALLEKGITEAEREAFELLPDDERQCIKCKTTCFLSALACYDCPDGLVCLSHINDLCKCSSSRQYLRYRYTLDELPAMLHKLKVRAESFDTWANKVRMALEVEDGRKRSLEELRALESEARERRFPNSELLQRLKNCLSEAEACVSRALGLVSGQEPGPHRIPGLQMTLDELRAFLDQMNNLPCAMHQIGDVKGILEQVEAYQTEACEALASLPSSPGLLQSLLERGQQLGVEVPEAQQLQRQVEQARWLDEVKRTLAPSAQRGTLAVMRGLLVAGANVAPSPAVDKAQAELQELLTIAERWEEKAHLCLEARQKHPPATLEAIIHEAENIPVHLPKIQALKEALAKARAWIADVDEIQNGDHYPCLDDLEGLVAVGRDLPVGLEELRQLELQVLTAHSWREKASKTFLKKNSCYTLLEVLCPCADAGSDSTKRSRLMEKELGLYKSDTELLGLSAQDLRDPGSVIVAFKEGEQKEKEGILQLRRTNSAKPSPLASSTTTSPATSICVCGQVPAGVGALQCDLCQDWFHGRCVSVPRLLSSPRPSSTSSPLLAWWEWDTKFLCPLCMRSRRPRLETILALLVALQRLPVRLPEGEALQCLTERAINWQGRARQALASEDVTALLGRLTELRQQLQAESKSEEPTTYLPAPASDSLREGIGKDRPKVQGLLENGDGVTTPEKVPPGEGSDLELLSSMLPQLTGPVLELPEATRAPLEELMLEGDLLEVTLDENHSIWQLLQAGRSPDLERIRTLLELEKAERHGSRTRARALERRRRRKVDRGGEGDDPTREELEPKRVRSSGPDAEEAQEEEELEEETGGEAPPPPLPTTGSPGTQENQNKNSLEPALGANSDPLVPFPTLTPRLHVSCPQQPPQQQL